Part of the Pieris brassicae chromosome 11, ilPieBrab1.1, whole genome shotgun sequence genome, TTCTTTCCTCTTGCTTGTTtaactaaaatctttaatgtATCCAGAGGACATGTTTCATAGTTTGGCAAATCCACCTCTTCAAATACTGATTGTTTTCTCATGTATGCCGGCAAATGTTCTTCCAGATGTTTTTTAGCTCTCTTACCGCATTTGCACTTTTGTGGTTCAACGTATTTCATATAACTGTCCCATTTCGGCTCACGTTGATGAACCAATTCAATTTTGCGCGTAGTGATTTTTTCACCTGATGATATTTCTGGTACAACTACTGCGGGTTCGTCCGCCGCCTGAGTTGGTTTCTGGAGTATAATTTCTGAAGCGTGCAAAGGACTACAGAAGCAGTACGGAATTTTACAATAGCAACACTTGGTGGGAACGTTCCGTATATTTGGTATTTCTTTTTGTAATATCTGCATTATAGAGCTCTCTAGCTTTAATTCAAGAATCTGCTGGGAGGCTGTAGTTTTCACGGGTATATCGTATGTATAGTCGTGGTCATCAATTACATCACTGTCCTGTCCTCGATGTCCATCAATAAACATCTTAATTTGTTCCGGAAACATATCAAAGTTGTCGCATTTAGTGTAAATCAATTTGTTATTTACTATAACTACCGGGAAATGCGACGCACTGGACGTACAATGCTTCGGACAGAGATTCTGATCTATCTTAGGCTTAAAACCCTTAtcacaaaatacataaaaaggaTGCGGTCTCGGCACTGGATCCTTGTCCGATTCAGGCTCCGGGCTGAAAATGCTTTCAGAGCTAGGATTTTCCATGGCGTCGCTAAGATGTAATAACATCAGTTTCTccatattaataaagaaatcagCATGGTTTGGTAATAATTTTAGGCAATAACCAACGAACTCTTGAAATTTTTTGACAACGTGGCACACCTTTTTCTTCCAAACTTTGATAAACTCTTGCCTTTTCTTTTCCTTCTCTTTGGAAAGTTGAATTTCGAATTCCTTTAAAGCAATTTCTTCCTTTAGCTTCCTCATTTTTTTCTGGTGTATATTCTCAGACTTTTCCATATCTAATCTACATTCCTCTCTTTCCTTCAGAGCGACATAAGCTTGACATGCTAAATTCTGGCATTCTACAAAAAGACGTAACTTTTCTACTGCTACGTGtttatctaaatttatattgtgtaaatGATTTGTTGTATTCGTACGCGATTTTTCTATgttttccaaaaaaatatttttaagtcttgtcttttctttatctaaaatatttgcatataAATCGTATAATGTCGTTGCCTGTTGCTTAACGAACTTTTTAAATCTCGCCTCCATCTTTTTGTGTGCTGCATTACTAACTGTGTCTATTTCTTTAATAGCTGCGTCAAACAGCAAAGATTCAACGTTATTTATTGAGCTAGTATACATTATCCTAAATTCTTCAAATGCGTttcgtattttatttgtgttgttGTTCGCGGCGTCTTTGGATGTCTCTTCCCATTGTTGTCGTGAACTTATTGCCACTTTTCTTTTCCAATTTGCGTCATTTTCTTCGAGCACTTGTTTTTCTTCCTCgtccatgtttttgtaatgTTGTTTGACTAACCGGTCTCCAAAAAAGTCGATACCAATAAATCCCAGTTTTGCAAGGTGTTCTTTTTTCTCTGgctttaaaacagtttttccTTGTAGGATGTCATGAGGTGGCACATACCAGTCAGTCCCGCCTCCCTTCATGGGTGGTTCAAGACCAGCTAGAACTTTGAGTTTTGGTGTCATGGATTTGAAATAAACTTCAGCCAGAGGTGGTGACATTTTATTCTTCATAACGCTCTGCGTTGGCACTTGGTCTCGATCGAAGAAACATTTTCGCTGGTAATAGTTGTCACTAAATTGGggcattttataaaaacttaaggAGATTGTTGTTCGTGTAAAATGACAAAAGGCACATGTCCCCTTGACAATGAGTTGGTACtttgacattttataaatataaacctgTATATAGATAGGTAAATCtactacaaaaaatatcaatggtcatttattttcaaaagcaAAGTATATCTGCCAATGTCTACTTTAGAGTCCTacatataattcaatatttatttacttatatgtaGGACTACCGTTATTAATAATGCGA contains:
- the LOC123716187 gene encoding uncharacterized protein LOC123716187; translation: MPQFSDNYYQRKCFFDRDQVPTQSVMKNKMSPPLAEVYFKSMTPKLKVLAGLEPPMKGGGTDWYVPPHDILQGKTVLKPEKKEHLAKLGFIGIDFFGDRLVKQHYKNMDEEEKQVLEENDANWKRKVAISSRQQWEETSKDAANNNTNKIRNAFEEFRIMYTSSINNVESLLFDAAIKEIDTVSNAAHKKMEARFKKFVKQQATTLYDLYANILDKEKTRLKNIFLENIEKSRTNTTNHLHNINLDKHVAVEKLRLFVECQNLACQAYVALKEREECRLDMEKSENIHQKKMRKLKEEIALKEFEIQLSKEKEKKRQEFIKVWKKKVCHVVKKFQEFVGYCLKLLPNHADFFINMEKLMLLHLSDAMENPSSESIFSPEPESDKDPVPRPHPFYVFCDKGFKPKIDQNLCPKHCTSSASHFPVVIVNNKLIYTKCDNFDMFPEQIKMFIDGHRGQDSDVIDDHDYTYDIPVKTTASQQILELKLESSIMQILQKEIPNIRNVPTKCCYCKIPYCFCSPLHASEIILQKPTQAADEPAVVVPEISSGEKITTRKIELVHQREPKWDSYMKYVEPQKCKCGKRAKKHLEEHLPAYMRKQSVFEEVDLPNYETCPLDTLKILVKQARGKKTPPPTPEKVESKTKNVCTQYSDLEFEELCTCFSDEEIEKLFQKLIVESRLFDEAAEPRFKIVDGSIAMGSDLDKEPGSFAENRAYSLRNLIHESPILEELFKKEDCTF